One window of the Tsuneonella deserti genome contains the following:
- the rlxS gene encoding relaxase/mobilization nuclease RlxS (I built this because a sul1 chimera in AMR looks like the C-terminus.): protein MATEDDFEPRLGRIRSRGGKRGRTYLSRVLAATNLARGGPGRSGSYSTTRIGRGAGVGRLLARRDRYAAFRQRRVIVKARLAKLAGKGFAGARAHLRYVQRDGVTRDGRPGELYGRDADTVNGKNWLDRQAGDRHQFRFIVSPEDGDQYADLKDLTRRLMARLEQDLGTRLDWVAVDHFNTGHPHTHVIVRGKDERGRDLVIAPDYLTRGIRERAAELVDLDLGPRSDRDIEARLRAEIDQERLTGIDRRLIGAMDTDRVVAASARDPFQQSLQVGRLATLARLGLAERLPEGRWRLAEGIEDTLRRMGERGDIIRTLQRAYTARGIAPAAADLAIYEPAAQDARPIIGRVLERGLSDEHKDRHYLLVEATDGRTHYVDIGKGEALAPLPAGAIVRIVPERPAVREVDRTIAAVAAANGGRYTIDAHLRHDPTATEAFAETHVRRLEAMRRRFGAVERLSDGSWTIAPDHLDRAAAYEAARAGEAPVHVETLSAEPLERLAGADAATWLDRELVTSSPEPLREAGFGQAVREAQHQRRQWLIAQGLAEEQANGAAFAPGLIDALRRRELLRVAAQLSDELGLPFRETPEGARVEGIYRRPVELLSGRHALIEKSREFTLVPWRPVLDRHVGKTVSGRVRGDGVSWTIGRGRSGPVIS, encoded by the coding sequence ATGGCGACGGAAGACGACTTCGAACCGCGGCTCGGCCGCATTCGCAGCCGCGGCGGCAAGCGCGGGCGAACCTATCTTTCGCGCGTGCTCGCCGCCACGAATCTCGCGCGCGGCGGCCCGGGCCGAAGCGGCTCCTATTCCACCACCCGGATCGGCCGCGGGGCTGGCGTCGGACGGCTGCTCGCCCGGCGCGACCGCTACGCCGCTTTTCGCCAGCGCCGCGTCATCGTCAAAGCGCGGCTGGCGAAGCTCGCCGGCAAGGGCTTCGCCGGCGCCCGGGCGCACCTGCGCTACGTCCAGCGCGACGGCGTGACCCGCGACGGCCGGCCGGGCGAACTCTATGGCCGCGACGCGGACACCGTCAACGGCAAGAACTGGCTCGATCGACAGGCCGGCGACCGCCATCAGTTCCGCTTCATCGTCTCGCCCGAGGACGGCGACCAATATGCCGACCTCAAGGACCTGACCCGGCGGCTGATGGCGCGGCTCGAGCAGGATCTCGGTACCCGGCTCGACTGGGTGGCGGTCGATCACTTCAATACCGGCCATCCGCACACCCATGTCATCGTGCGGGGAAAGGACGAACGCGGCCGCGATCTCGTCATCGCACCCGACTATCTGACCCGCGGCATCCGCGAGCGCGCCGCCGAGCTCGTCGACCTCGACCTTGGCCCGCGCAGCGACCGCGACATCGAGGCGCGGCTGCGCGCCGAGATCGATCAGGAGCGGCTGACCGGCATCGACCGTCGGCTGATCGGCGCGATGGACACCGACCGGGTCGTGGCCGCATCGGCGCGCGACCCCTTCCAGCAGAGCCTGCAGGTGGGCCGCCTGGCAACGCTGGCCCGGCTGGGGCTGGCGGAACGCCTGCCCGAGGGACGCTGGCGCCTCGCCGAGGGCATCGAGGATACGCTGCGCCGGATGGGCGAGCGCGGCGACATCATTCGCACCCTGCAGCGCGCCTATACCGCGCGCGGCATCGCGCCGGCCGCGGCCGATCTCGCGATCTACGAGCCCGCCGCCCAAGACGCGCGGCCGATCATCGGCCGCGTCCTCGAGCGCGGCCTGTCGGACGAGCACAAGGATCGCCACTACCTGCTGGTCGAGGCGACCGACGGTCGCACCCATTATGTCGACATCGGCAAGGGCGAGGCGCTGGCGCCGCTGCCGGCCGGTGCGATCGTCCGGATCGTCCCCGAGCGGCCGGCGGTCCGGGAGGTCGATCGGACCATCGCCGCGGTCGCCGCCGCCAATGGCGGGCGCTATACGATCGACGCGCATCTGCGCCATGATCCGACCGCGACCGAGGCGTTCGCCGAGACGCATGTCCGCCGGCTCGAAGCGATGCGGCGCAGGTTCGGCGCGGTGGAGCGTTTGAGCGACGGCAGCTGGACCATCGCGCCCGATCATCTCGACCGCGCCGCCGCCTACGAGGCGGCCCGCGCCGGGGAAGCCCCGGTCCACGTCGAGACGCTGTCCGCCGAGCCGCTCGAGCGGCTGGCCGGGGCCGATGCCGCGACGTGGCTCGATCGCGAGCTCGTCACGTCCTCGCCCGAGCCGCTGCGCGAAGCCGGGTTCGGGCAGGCGGTGCGCGAGGCGCAGCACCAGCGCCGACAATGGCTGATCGCGCAGGGTCTTGCCGAGGAGCAGGCGAACGGTGCCGCCTTCGCGCCGGGCCTGATCGACGCGCTGCGGCGGCGCGAGTTGCTTCGCGTCGCGGCGCAGCTTTCCGACGAGCTCGGGCTGCCCTTCCGCGAGACGCCGGAAGGCGCCCGCGTCGAAGGTATCTACCGCCGCCCGGTCGAGCTTCTGAGCGGGCGTCACGCGCTCATCGAGAAGAGCCGTGAGTTCACGCTGGTGCCCTGGCGTCCCGTGCTCGACCGGCATGTCGGCAAGACGGTGTCCGGCCGCGTTCGGGGCGACGGCGTCAGCTGGACGATCGGCCGCGGCAGGAGCGGACCGGTGATCTCGTGA
- the dpdD gene encoding protein DpdD: MIEDLPAREQEWLERFFASPNELSWTSLVDGSAPTEQADQVRRWLAHLGIGRTNAPLILPFVRGGEVTGWYATTQGSAGGYELGDELNAWLGPTWLSRFERVPSDAADPMAAALRSRFGGTVYRFTGPDAAAMRTIAARLNDFAALLERRPRVTRARIRPVGAIRGDFERALLAGDETQAEAMIAELKQTGRLNEENLKYLDVRLSAGLGLWPQIARDHWLIKTLADLALPPQILADLIEALYRTYVDEAEASGDPAALREAFAVHVATPYPKLFASRRGIRAPRVVKAFALFEQLQPSPDPTIVASLLALLPAGTDMAVFESVPVAEPTPASATTLDEADEAFDDGQIDRAFEFYMRLPPSRKAISRLVSCVGTIGTDEARDRLLTLLEDSDPAILDSLAPAVAAKIESLKQSQADDAAPGQAEPTSAAAVNPWLRWAEQLRAGQNLPAAERDAQSAPTTWDASEVRDSGPLAQQFADIVGGLDGEAGLIARAAVPQIFASFFPDDAKVSPAAKPIASLLFLLIAMDDALSRADLDLLAQLTSLQIEQGLSSSEYVSLMGDLEDVQKRIGSYAYLPWSLDVSEALAILPSPSDQARDARLRLFLQVLGQATTFSHRLVPADLVPIETLAQDYGVGPEAVSALKREAQGDDTTSAVVTSLKDKTIGIYTLAEAAGSRAKAALEELFPGCKVVVNSDLVATAQLTSLAKAADLFVFAWKSSSHQAFYCVKDALAGREPIWAPGKGTASILRAILDHLG; this comes from the coding sequence ATGATCGAGGATCTGCCCGCGCGTGAGCAAGAATGGCTGGAACGCTTCTTCGCATCTCCCAACGAGCTGAGCTGGACATCGCTCGTCGACGGATCGGCGCCTACGGAACAGGCGGATCAGGTTCGGCGGTGGCTCGCGCATCTCGGCATTGGGCGGACCAACGCGCCGCTCATTCTTCCGTTCGTGCGCGGCGGGGAAGTCACCGGGTGGTATGCCACCACGCAGGGCTCCGCCGGCGGATATGAGCTCGGGGACGAGCTCAATGCATGGCTCGGGCCGACCTGGCTGAGCCGCTTCGAGCGAGTGCCGAGCGATGCAGCCGACCCGATGGCGGCGGCGCTTCGCAGCCGCTTCGGTGGAACCGTCTATCGCTTCACAGGTCCCGATGCCGCGGCGATGCGAACGATCGCTGCGCGCTTGAACGATTTTGCCGCACTGCTCGAACGAAGGCCGCGAGTGACACGCGCGCGGATCCGCCCGGTCGGCGCGATCCGTGGCGACTTCGAACGGGCGCTGCTGGCCGGCGACGAGACGCAAGCCGAGGCAATGATCGCCGAGTTGAAGCAGACAGGACGCCTCAACGAGGAGAACCTCAAATATCTCGACGTGCGGCTGAGCGCTGGTCTTGGCCTCTGGCCGCAGATTGCGCGCGATCACTGGCTCATCAAGACACTCGCAGATCTCGCGCTTCCGCCGCAGATTCTCGCGGATCTGATCGAGGCACTCTACCGCACCTATGTCGACGAGGCCGAAGCGAGTGGCGATCCGGCCGCTCTGCGCGAAGCCTTCGCGGTTCACGTCGCGACACCGTATCCCAAGTTGTTTGCGTCGCGTCGGGGCATTCGTGCGCCACGCGTGGTCAAAGCGTTTGCGCTGTTCGAGCAGCTGCAACCCAGTCCCGACCCGACGATCGTCGCTTCGCTCCTCGCGCTGTTACCTGCGGGTACGGACATGGCGGTGTTCGAGTCGGTGCCTGTCGCAGAGCCCACACCCGCATCTGCCACGACGTTGGACGAAGCGGACGAAGCCTTCGACGATGGGCAGATCGATCGTGCCTTCGAATTCTACATGCGGCTGCCGCCGAGCAGGAAGGCCATCAGCAGGTTGGTGTCCTGCGTGGGCACGATCGGGACCGACGAAGCTCGGGATCGTCTCCTTACGTTACTGGAAGATTCCGATCCGGCGATCCTCGATTCCCTGGCGCCCGCCGTCGCGGCGAAAATCGAGAGCCTGAAGCAGTCGCAGGCCGACGATGCCGCGCCCGGACAAGCCGAACCGACGAGCGCAGCCGCGGTAAATCCCTGGTTGCGGTGGGCGGAACAGTTGCGGGCAGGCCAAAATCTCCCCGCCGCCGAGCGCGATGCGCAATCTGCTCCGACGACTTGGGACGCGTCAGAGGTCAGAGACAGCGGCCCGCTCGCGCAGCAGTTCGCCGATATAGTCGGTGGTCTCGACGGCGAGGCCGGTTTGATCGCTCGTGCTGCCGTTCCGCAGATTTTCGCGAGCTTCTTCCCCGATGACGCGAAGGTGTCACCGGCAGCCAAGCCGATCGCATCTCTGCTGTTTCTACTGATCGCGATGGACGACGCACTGTCGCGAGCGGATCTGGACCTGCTCGCCCAATTGACGAGCTTGCAGATCGAGCAAGGGCTGTCGTCGTCGGAATATGTGTCGCTGATGGGTGACCTCGAAGATGTGCAGAAGCGCATCGGGTCCTACGCCTATCTGCCATGGAGCCTCGATGTCAGTGAGGCACTCGCGATCCTGCCGAGTCCCTCGGATCAGGCGCGAGACGCCAGGCTGAGGCTGTTTCTGCAGGTGCTCGGCCAAGCGACCACCTTTTCCCACCGGCTCGTCCCCGCCGATCTCGTGCCGATCGAAACGCTGGCGCAGGATTATGGGGTCGGGCCGGAGGCGGTCAGTGCGCTGAAGCGCGAGGCACAGGGGGATGACACGACATCAGCTGTGGTGACGAGCCTCAAGGACAAGACGATCGGCATCTACACGCTGGCGGAGGCCGCCGGCAGCCGGGCGAAGGCGGCGCTGGAGGAGCTATTTCCCGGCTGCAAGGTCGTCGTGAACTCGGATCTGGTGGCAACGGCGCAGCTTACCAGCCTAGCCAAGGCCGCCGACTTGTTCGTGTTCGCGTGGAAGAGCAGCAGCCACCAAGCATTCTACTGCGTGAAGGATGCGCTGGCCGGCAGGGAGCCGATCTGGGCGCCGGGCAAGGGAACGGCCAGCATCTTGCGAGCCATCTTGGACCATCTCGGGTAA
- the dpdK gene encoding phospholipase D-like domain-containing protein DpdK, with translation MSFETRRIFKSAVTSQNLIRELLQMMFLGELLAPGGERAWLVSPWISNVVLFDNRAGGFGSINPEWGSREIRLVDVLTDVMARGTALGIATSLDGHNDPLIDALATAVDEAGLGDKLCVVRRQHLHIKGVLLKRGLLTGSMNLTYNGLELNDEMVVYDTTPKTLAEARINFESYVGTAA, from the coding sequence ATGAGCTTCGAGACACGACGGATCTTCAAGAGCGCGGTGACCAGCCAGAATCTCATCCGCGAGCTGCTGCAGATGATGTTCCTCGGCGAGCTCCTCGCACCGGGCGGAGAGCGCGCCTGGCTGGTCAGCCCCTGGATCAGCAACGTGGTGCTATTCGACAATCGGGCGGGCGGTTTCGGTTCGATCAACCCGGAGTGGGGTAGCCGCGAGATCAGATTGGTGGACGTTCTGACCGACGTCATGGCGCGCGGTACGGCGCTCGGCATCGCGACGAGCCTGGACGGTCACAACGATCCGCTCATCGATGCGCTCGCCACGGCGGTCGACGAGGCCGGCCTCGGCGACAAATTGTGCGTCGTCCGGCGTCAGCATCTTCACATCAAGGGCGTGTTGCTCAAGCGAGGTCTGCTCACCGGGTCGATGAACCTCACCTACAACGGCCTCGAATTGAACGACGAGATGGTGGTCTACGACACGACGCCGAAGACGCTCGCCGAAGCGCGAATCAATTTCGAATCCTATGTGGGCACGGCCGCATGA
- a CDS encoding helix-turn-helix domain-containing protein → MTTKRRKAESSILASVHETAAGLHGAGLIDKATMREFDALCLSPVEPLAPEEIRALRERENVSQPVFAHYLNVRKDAVSKWERGEKRPDGPSLKLLNLVKNKGLQAIA, encoded by the coding sequence ATGACGACGAAGCGCAGGAAAGCTGAGAGCTCTATTCTCGCGTCGGTCCATGAGACCGCAGCGGGGCTCCATGGCGCGGGCCTGATCGACAAGGCCACTATGCGCGAATTCGACGCGCTCTGTCTCAGCCCGGTCGAGCCGCTCGCGCCGGAGGAGATTCGTGCGCTGCGCGAGCGCGAGAATGTCTCCCAGCCGGTCTTCGCCCATTACCTCAATGTCCGAAAGGATGCGGTCAGCAAATGGGAGCGGGGCGAGAAGCGGCCGGATGGCCCCTCGTTGAAGTTGCTGAACCTGGTCAAGAACAAGGGGTTGCAGGCTATCGCGTAA
- a CDS encoding type II toxin-antitoxin system RelE/ParE family toxin, translating into MTKTFARFARKAGLTDVSLAKAAVEVAAGEFDADLGGHVYKQRVARAGGGKSGGFRTIILFKVGGHSFFAHAFAKNEKANVTAKELKALRKLAEVLLALSDADIDKGITAGEFVKVEDDDEAQES; encoded by the coding sequence ATGACCAAGACGTTCGCGCGCTTCGCCCGCAAGGCGGGCCTCACGGATGTCAGCCTTGCGAAGGCGGCCGTCGAAGTGGCGGCCGGAGAATTCGATGCCGATCTCGGCGGGCACGTCTACAAGCAGCGGGTCGCCCGGGCCGGTGGAGGAAAGTCAGGCGGGTTTCGGACGATCATTCTGTTCAAGGTCGGCGGGCACAGCTTCTTCGCCCATGCCTTTGCCAAGAACGAGAAGGCGAACGTCACCGCCAAGGAGCTCAAGGCGTTGAGGAAGCTCGCCGAGGTGCTGCTGGCCCTGTCGGATGCCGATATCGACAAGGGCATTACCGCGGGCGAGTTTGTGAAGGTGGAAGATGACGACGAAGCGCAGGAAAGCTGA